Proteins from one Antennarius striatus isolate MH-2024 chromosome 12, ASM4005453v1, whole genome shotgun sequence genomic window:
- the cep97 gene encoding centrosomal protein of 97 kDa, with protein MMGVSDLQCDENAGPVVDLSTSGMQKLDPNFICSKDTHTLILDGNHIMKLDHLERSPGLQQLSVASNRLVRMMGVSRLTQLRVLNLPNNSIGYIEGLRDLSHLEWLNLSGNNIKVIEQLHNCVSLKHLDLSDNNISAIGDLTKLVALKTLLLHGNSITTLRTVPAHLPASLSIFSLAENEIRDLNEVSYLAHLHNIEQLSIMSNPCVMATPSLPGFDYRPYMISWCLTLKVLDGYVVSQKEGLKAEWLYSQGKGHSYRPGQHVPLVQYLATVCPLTSSPALETAEDAKLEKILRKQRFHQKQLLEETRGGCPSPPRPTQLDVEGHSPSRAVQQGGAENMKETSGPTLAAAPSVHETEPVMQVNNWVSCDSTQQSLPMIRNPKPGEEQVHLEDVQTDEDRLNSSMLSSESTFLPIMSDLDPCTTHSESEDETETFEPDSLAPKRPVQPKKHNTNKTQHSQHMDEQQRGLEEKVISGAATTCKSLEVRDDTPQKDLKASCDFGKLEMKKVPKQEEASTNARKPSLTEERKAAVKIQSWWRGQLTRSCHPVAKAVRSEIRLRRMQEHILFLSERCDRMQQQYEEERCQRLVQEEAVKYLWKEFQSLQQWKQSVEQQLTSLTQPAPPAQLSPPAAASTTDIPPSTSVSVPDSGFQSTTSDQPSVQEDSFLSSGTADSLKTVRTLSPVGSRHAAGGGGGGDDQDGADCSLLEEYLSSVQQREEETEEEVNDRTGTPPPSSPTSPRQSPEASSPPSVAGDEPSSAQRAEEAVSGAV; from the exons ATGATGGGTGTATCTGATTTACAGTGTGATGAAAATGCTG GACCAGTGGTGGATCTGTCAACCAGCGGTATGCAAAAGCTGGATCCTAACTTCATCTGCTCCAAAGACACTCACACTCTTATCCTGGATGGTAACCATATAATGAAGCTTGATCACCTGGAAAGAAGCCCAGGCCTTCAGCAG CTCTCTGTTGCAAGTAACCGTCTGGTGAGAATGATGGGTGTGTCTCGGCTAACGCAGCTGAGAGTCCTCAATCTTCCTAATAACAGTATTGGATACATTGAGGGCCTAAGAGATCTGTCACACCTGGAGTGGCTTAACCTGTCTGGGAATAATATTAAG GTCATTGAGCAACTCCACAACTGTGTTTCCCTCAAACACCTGGATCTGTCTGACAATAACATATCTGCCATTGGTGATCTGACTAAACTGGTGGCATTAAAG ACACTTCTGCTTCATGGAAACAGCATAACAACACTTCGTACGGTTCCTGCTCACCTACCTGCCAGTTTATCCATCTTCTCCTTGGCAGAAAATGAGATACGGGATCTTAATGAA GTGTCTTACCTGGCACATCTGCACAACATAGAGCAGCTGTCCATAATGAGCAACCCTTGTGTCATGGCTACGCCCTCTTTACCAGGTTTTGATTACCGGCCATATATGATAAGTTGGTGTCTGACCCTGAAGGTACTGGATGGCTATGTGGTGTCACAGAAAGAAGG TCTTAAAGCAGAGTGGCTCTACAGTCAGGGAAAAGGACACTCATATCGACCGGGTCAGCATGTTCCGCTGGTTCAGTACCTGGCCACTGTTTgccctctgacatcatcaccagcCCTGGAGACAGCAGAAGATGCCAAACTGGAAAAGATCCTCAGAAAGCAGAG GTTTCACCAAAAGCAGCTGTTGGAGGAGACCCGGGGAGGCTGTCCTAGTCCTCCTCGTCCAACTCAACTAGATGTGGAGGGTCACAGTCCCTCACGTGCAGTCCAGCAGGGGGGGGCCgaaaacatgaaggaaaccAGTGGACCTACACTCGCTGCTGCTCCATCAGTCCATGAGACAG AGCCAGTCATGCAGGTAAACAACTGGGTGAGCTGTGATTCTACCCAACAATCACTACCGATGATTCGCAACCCAAAGCCTggagaagagcaggtccacTTGGAGGATGTACAGACGGATGAGGACAGACTCAACAGCAGCATGCTTTCCTCAGAGTCCACCTTTCTCCCAATCATGTCTGATTTGGATCCATGCACGACCCACTCTGAGAGCGAGGATGAGACTGAGACCTTTGAACCCGATTCCCTAGCACCGAAGCGGCCAGTGCAGCCCAAAAAGCACAACACAAACAAGACTCAGCATTCTCAACACATGGATGAGCAACAAAGAGGTCTTGAAGAGAAAGTTATTTCTGGTGCTGCAACAACATGCAAGTCATTGGAAGTCAGAGATGACACACCGCAAAAAGATTTGAAGGCAAGCTGTGATTTTGGTAaattagaaatgaaaaaagtaCCAAAGCAGGAAGAAGCTTCTACGAATGCAAGAAAGCCAAGTCTGACTGAAGAAAGGAAGGCAGCGGTTAAAATCCAGTCGTGGTGGAGGGGGCAGCTCACCCGATCCTGCCATCCCGTGGCCAAGGCGGTGCGCAGTGAAATCCGTCTGCGCAGGATGCAAGAACatatcctcttcctgtctgagaGGTGTGACAG GATGCAGCAGCAGTATGAAGAAGAGAGGTGTCAAAGGCTGGTTCAGGAAGAGGCTGTTAAATATCTGTGGAAAGAG TTCCAGTCGTTGCAGCAGTGGAAACAGtctgtggagcagcagctgaccAGCTTGACTCAGCCCGCCCCCCCGGCTCAGCTCtcccctcctgctgctgcatccACCACGGATATCCCACCCAGCACCAGTGTCTCCGTCCCAGACTCCGGCTTCCAGTCAACGACGAGCGATCAGCCGTCCGTGCAGGAGGACAGCTTCCTGAGCAGCGGGACGGCAGACTCTCTGAAGACGGTGCGGACGCTGAGTCCTGTCGGTAGCCGCcatgctgctggaggaggaggaggaggtgacgaCCAGGACGGCGCTGACTGCAGCCTGCTGGAGGAGTACCTCTCCTCCGTgcagcagagggaggaggaaaccGAGGAGGAGGTCAACGATAGGACGGGCACGCCGCCGCCTTCCTCACCGACGTCACCCAGACAATCACCAGAGGCCAGCTCCCCGCCTTCAGTGGCAGGAGACGAGCCATCAAGCGCACAAAGAGCAGAGGAGGCCGTCTCTGGTGCCGTCTGA